In Hymenobacter sublimis, a single genomic region encodes these proteins:
- a CDS encoding alpha-ketoacid dehydrogenase subunit alpha/beta: protein MNFDRKDYSNDTLLHLYQGLLKPRMIEEKMLILLRQGKVSKWFSGIGQEAISVGSTLALEPDEYILPLHRNLGVFTGRNVPLDRLFAQWQGKTTGFTKGRDRSFHFGTNEHHIVGMISHLGPQLAVAGGIALADKLDDKPKVTITYSGDGGASEGDFHEALNVAAVWELPVIFIIENNGYGLSTPSREQFRFRYFVDKGPAYGMEAVQVDGNNVLEVYDTVRRLAEDLRQNPRPVLLEALTFRMRGHEEASGTKYVPQELFEEWAQKDPVENYEKWLLQEGILDEEARMRFRETIKREIEEGLRIADTTPMPTADPQQELADMYQPFQAPDQAPAADAATTDKRYVDAISDGLRQSMERYPELVLMGQDIADYGGVFKVTEGFVQQFGKGRVRNTPLCESAIVGASLGLSIKGKKAMVEMQFADFVTCGFNQIVNNLAKSHYRWDQNADVVVRMPTGAGTAAGPFHSQSNEAWFTHTPGLKVVFPSNPVDAKGLLCAAIEDPNPVMFFEHKLLYRSVSAPVPDAYYTTPIGKAALVREGDEMSIITYGAGVHWASALADEVGLSADILDLRTLLPWDTEAVRQTVEKTGRVIILHEDTLVGGLGGEIAAWIAEHCFTHLDAPVHRVASLDTAVPFAPPLEKVFLPQQRLRETVAKLRSY, encoded by the coding sequence ATGAACTTCGACCGCAAGGATTACTCCAACGATACGCTGCTGCATCTGTACCAGGGCCTGCTTAAGCCCCGGATGATTGAGGAGAAAATGCTGATTCTGCTGCGCCAGGGCAAAGTCAGCAAGTGGTTTTCGGGCATCGGGCAGGAGGCTATATCGGTAGGTAGCACCCTGGCCCTGGAGCCCGACGAGTACATCTTGCCCCTGCACCGCAACCTGGGCGTGTTCACGGGCCGCAACGTGCCCCTGGACCGGCTCTTTGCCCAGTGGCAGGGCAAAACCACGGGCTTCACCAAGGGCCGCGACCGGTCCTTTCATTTCGGTACCAACGAGCACCACATCGTGGGCATGATTTCGCACCTGGGGCCCCAGCTGGCCGTAGCGGGCGGCATTGCCTTGGCCGATAAGCTCGATGACAAGCCCAAAGTAACCATCACGTACAGCGGCGACGGTGGCGCTTCTGAGGGTGACTTCCACGAGGCCCTGAATGTGGCCGCTGTGTGGGAGCTGCCCGTCATCTTCATCATTGAAAACAACGGCTACGGCCTGAGCACCCCCAGTCGGGAGCAGTTCCGCTTCCGCTACTTCGTCGATAAGGGTCCTGCTTACGGTATGGAAGCCGTGCAAGTGGACGGCAACAACGTGCTGGAAGTGTATGACACGGTGCGCCGCCTAGCCGAGGACCTGCGCCAGAACCCGCGCCCCGTGTTGCTGGAGGCCCTTACCTTCCGCATGCGCGGCCACGAGGAAGCCAGCGGCACCAAGTACGTACCCCAGGAGCTCTTTGAGGAATGGGCCCAGAAAGACCCGGTAGAGAATTACGAGAAGTGGTTGCTGCAGGAGGGCATCCTGGATGAGGAAGCCCGCATGCGCTTCCGCGAAACCATCAAGCGCGAAATTGAGGAAGGCCTGCGTATCGCCGACACTACCCCCATGCCTACTGCCGATCCTCAGCAGGAGTTGGCCGACATGTACCAGCCCTTCCAGGCCCCTGACCAAGCCCCGGCCGCCGATGCCGCTACCACCGACAAGCGCTATGTAGATGCTATTTCCGACGGGCTGCGCCAAAGCATGGAGCGCTACCCCGAGCTGGTGCTCATGGGCCAGGACATTGCCGACTACGGCGGCGTGTTTAAAGTCACGGAAGGCTTCGTGCAGCAGTTTGGCAAGGGCCGGGTGCGCAATACGCCCCTCTGCGAGTCGGCCATTGTGGGGGCCAGCCTGGGCCTGAGCATTAAGGGCAAAAAGGCCATGGTGGAAATGCAGTTTGCGGATTTCGTGACCTGCGGCTTCAACCAGATTGTGAATAACCTGGCCAAAAGCCACTACCGCTGGGACCAGAACGCCGACGTAGTGGTGCGCATGCCCACCGGCGCCGGCACCGCCGCCGGCCCCTTCCATTCCCAGAGCAACGAGGCTTGGTTTACCCACACGCCCGGCCTGAAAGTGGTATTCCCCAGTAACCCTGTCGATGCGAAAGGGCTGCTCTGCGCCGCCATCGAGGACCCCAACCCGGTCATGTTTTTCGAGCACAAGCTGCTCTACCGCAGCGTGTCGGCGCCCGTACCGGATGCCTACTACACTACACCCATCGGGAAAGCGGCCCTGGTGCGCGAGGGCGACGAGATGAGCATTATCACCTACGGGGCCGGCGTGCACTGGGCTTCGGCCCTGGCCGATGAGGTAGGGCTTTCGGCCGACATCCTCGACCTGCGCACCCTGCTGCCCTGGGACACAGAAGCCGTGCGCCAGACCGTGGAGAAAACTGGTCGGGTTATTATTCTGCACGAGGATACGCTGGTAGGCGGCCTGGGCGGCGAAATAGCGGCCTGGATTGCCGAACACTGCTTTACCCACCTCGACGCGCCCGTACACCGCGTGGCTTCCCTGGATACGGCCGTGCCCTTCGCCCCGCCCCTGGAAAAGGTATTCCTACCCCAGCAGCGCCTGCGCGAAACCGTGGCTAAGCTGCGCAGCTACTAG
- a CDS encoding M16 family metallopeptidase, whose translation MIHFEEFTLENGLRCIVHEDHSTPMAVLNVLYNVGSRDEDPAHTGFAHLFEHLMFSGSVNIPSYDEPLQLVGGENNAFTSPDITNYYLTLPAANLETGFWLESDRMLNLAFSENGLEVQRKVVVEEFKQNYLNQPYGDVWLKLRPLAYQHHPYQWATIGKEVSHIEDATMQQVRDFFAKHYSPSNAILVVAGDVTVAEAQRLAEKWFGPISGGTRYERQLPREPRQTEARHLEVTAEVPLSALYKVYHIPGRAEEGYYAADLLSDLLGRGKSSRLYQQLVKETPLFNSISASVMGSFEPGLLVVSGKLNNGVTIEEADAAVEAVLAELRATEVPTAELEKVKNQAEASIVFSEIELLNRAMNLAFSKLLGNADLVNQESAKVQAVTPTHVLAAAQEVLRPDNCSTLFYRAASAATTLPAEPELVELAN comes from the coding sequence ATGATTCACTTCGAAGAATTTACCCTTGAAAACGGCCTGCGCTGCATTGTGCACGAAGACCACAGTACGCCCATGGCTGTGCTCAACGTGCTCTACAACGTCGGCTCCCGCGACGAGGACCCCGCGCACACCGGCTTCGCGCACCTTTTTGAGCACCTGATGTTTTCGGGCTCCGTGAACATTCCCAGCTACGACGAGCCCCTGCAGTTGGTGGGCGGCGAAAACAACGCCTTCACCTCTCCCGACATTACCAATTACTACCTCACCCTGCCCGCTGCCAATCTGGAAACTGGTTTCTGGCTGGAGTCGGACCGTATGCTAAACCTGGCTTTCTCGGAAAATGGCTTGGAAGTACAGCGTAAAGTGGTGGTGGAAGAGTTTAAGCAGAACTACCTCAACCAGCCCTACGGCGACGTGTGGCTAAAGCTGCGCCCCCTGGCTTACCAGCACCACCCCTACCAGTGGGCTACCATCGGCAAGGAAGTCAGCCACATCGAAGACGCGACCATGCAGCAGGTGCGCGACTTTTTTGCCAAGCACTACTCGCCCAGCAACGCCATTCTGGTGGTGGCCGGCGACGTGACAGTGGCTGAAGCTCAGCGCCTGGCTGAAAAGTGGTTTGGACCCATCTCCGGCGGTACCCGCTACGAGCGGCAGCTTCCTCGGGAACCGCGCCAAACGGAGGCCCGCCACCTGGAGGTAACTGCCGAAGTACCCTTGTCGGCGCTCTATAAGGTGTACCACATTCCGGGCCGGGCCGAGGAGGGCTACTACGCCGCCGACTTGCTCAGCGACTTGCTGGGCCGGGGCAAATCCTCGCGCTTGTACCAGCAGTTGGTGAAAGAAACTCCCCTGTTCAACTCAATTTCGGCCTCCGTTATGGGTTCCTTTGAGCCGGGCCTGCTGGTAGTGAGCGGCAAGCTCAATAACGGCGTAACTATAGAGGAGGCCGATGCAGCGGTGGAAGCTGTGCTGGCAGAACTTCGGGCCACGGAAGTGCCCACCGCGGAGCTAGAGAAAGTAAAAAATCAGGCCGAAGCCAGCATTGTATTCAGCGAAATAGAGTTGCTTAACCGCGCCATGAATCTGGCGTTCAGCAAGCTGCTCGGCAACGCCGACCTCGTTAACCAAGAAAGCGCCAAGGTACAGGCTGTTACGCCGACGCACGTGCTGGCCGCAGCCCAGGAAGTCCTGCGGCCCGACAACTGCAGCACCTTGTTTTATCGGGCGGCATCTGCCGCTACTACTCTTCCGGCGGAGCCGGAATTGGTAGAATTGGCAAACTAG
- the pheS gene encoding phenylalanine--tRNA ligase subunit alpha, protein MQDNIARLRAEIEAYDLSTAEQLDQFRIAYTGRKGQLADLFDQLKTVPQEDRRAVGQELNQLKQQALARFEQRQQELEAAAANAPADPTFDYTLPTTPNALGTRHPLSLVREEIVRILARIGFNVEEGPEIEDDWHNFTALNFPENHPARDMQDTFFVRRTPGEQEWVLRTHTSPVQVRVMQTQKPPIRSIMPGRVYRNEAISARAHMMFHQVEALFVDENVSFADLKQTVYYFVQELFGQDMQVRFRPSFFPFTEPSAEIDITCLICKGKGCNICKGTGWVEIGGCGMVDPAVLEQSGIDPERYSGYAWGMGIERITMLKYQIKDLRLFTENDTRFLRQFESAQ, encoded by the coding sequence ATGCAGGATAACATCGCGCGGCTGCGGGCCGAAATTGAAGCCTACGACCTTTCTACAGCGGAACAGCTCGACCAGTTTCGCATTGCCTATACCGGCCGCAAGGGCCAGCTAGCCGATCTGTTCGACCAGTTGAAAACGGTACCACAAGAAGACCGCCGGGCCGTGGGCCAGGAGCTTAACCAGCTCAAGCAGCAGGCTCTGGCCCGCTTTGAGCAGCGCCAGCAGGAGTTGGAGGCCGCTGCGGCCAACGCCCCCGCCGATCCTACCTTCGATTACACGCTGCCTACCACCCCCAATGCTCTCGGTACCCGCCACCCCTTGAGCTTGGTGCGCGAGGAAATCGTGCGTATTCTGGCCCGAATCGGCTTTAACGTGGAGGAAGGCCCGGAAATCGAGGACGACTGGCACAACTTCACGGCCCTGAACTTCCCGGAAAACCACCCCGCCCGCGACATGCAGGACACGTTCTTCGTGCGCCGCACACCCGGCGAGCAGGAATGGGTATTGCGTACGCACACCAGCCCGGTGCAGGTGCGCGTGATGCAGACGCAGAAGCCTCCAATTCGGAGCATTATGCCCGGCCGCGTGTACCGCAACGAGGCCATTTCGGCGCGGGCCCACATGATGTTCCATCAAGTGGAAGCCCTGTTTGTGGATGAAAACGTTAGCTTCGCCGACCTCAAGCAGACGGTGTATTACTTTGTGCAGGAGCTGTTTGGTCAAGACATGCAGGTGCGGTTTCGGCCCTCTTTCTTCCCTTTCACGGAGCCCAGCGCGGAAATCGACATTACCTGCCTGATCTGCAAAGGCAAGGGCTGCAATATCTGTAAGGGTACGGGCTGGGTAGAAATTGGGGGGTGCGGCATGGTGGACCCGGCCGTGCTAGAGCAATCCGGCATTGATCCGGAACGCTATTCTGGCTACGCCTGGGGTATGGGCATTGAGCGCATCACCATGCTTAAGTACCAGATTAAGGATCTGCGCTTGTTCACGGAAAACGACACTCGCTTTCTGCGTCAGTTTGAAAGTGCCCAGTAA